In Macaca nemestrina isolate mMacNem1 chromosome 9, mMacNem.hap1, whole genome shotgun sequence, a single genomic region encodes these proteins:
- the LOC105478319 gene encoding SH3 and PX domain-containing protein 2A isoform X5, with protein sequence MFMLLLNPGMLWEFSMVVRVGVETFLTTDRGAGPSLTFAGGFSEPGEVCHLCQALGFICDRAKTRTQVSAFAPVSHTYQYGPASPEWAHSGTCGTDHGLLCCCTKGVYPVSKRRKAHLRRLDRRWTLGGMVNRQHSREEKYVTVQPYTSQSKDEIGFEKGVTVEVIRKNLEGWWYIRYLGKEGWAPASYLKKAKDDLPTRKKNLAGPVEIIGNIMEISNLLNKKASGDKETPPAEGEGHEAPITKKEISLPILCNASNGSAVGVPDRTVSRLAQGSPAVARIAPQRAQISSPNLRTRPPPRRESSLGFQLPKPPEPPSVEVEYYTIAEFQSCISDGISFRGGQKAEVIDKNSGGWWYVQIGEKEGWAPASYIDKRKKPNLSRRTSTLTRPKVPPPAPPSKPKEAEEGPTGASESQDSPRKLKYEEPEYDIPAFGFDSEPELSEEPVEDRASGERRPAQPHRPSPASSLQRARFKVGESSEDVALEEETIYENEGFRPYAEDTLSARGSSGDSDSPGSSSLSLARKNSPKSGSPKSSSLLKLKAEKNAQAELGKNHSSASFSSSITINTTCCSSSSSSSSSLSKTSGDLKPRSASDAGIRGTPKVRAKKDADANAGLTSCARAKPSVRPKPFLNRAESQSQEKMDISTLRRQLRPTGQLRGGLKGSKSEDSELPPQTASEAPGEGSRRGSSDLITLPATTPPCPTKKEWEGPATSYMTCSAYQKVQDSEISFPAGVEVQVLEKQESGWWYVRFGELEGWAPSHYLVLDENEQPDPSGKEPDAVPAKGRQNEGKSDSLEKIERRVQALNTVNQSKKATPPIPSKPPGGFGKTSGTPAVKMRNGVRQVAVRPQSVFVSPPPKDNNLSCALRRNESLTATDGLRGVRRNSSFSTARSAAAEAKGRLAERAASQGSDSPLLPAQRNGIPVSPVRPKPIEKSQFIHNNLKDVYVSIADYEGDEETAGFQEGVSMEVLERNPNGWWYCQILDGVKPFKGWVPSNYLEKKN encoded by the exons ATGTTCATGCTACTCTTGAACCCAGGTATGCTGTGGGAGTTCAGTATGGTGGTAAGGGTGGGAGTTGAGACTTTCTTGACCACTGATAGAGGTGCGGGTCCAAGCCTGACATTCGCGGGGGGCTTCAGTGAACCAGGAGAGGTGTGTCACCTCTGTCAAGCCCTCGGGTTCATTTGTGATAGAGCCAAGACCAGAACCCAAGTCTCTGCCTTTGCTCCTGTGTCCCACACCTACCAGTATGGACCTGCTTCTCCAGAGTGGGCGCATAGTGGGACATGCGGAACAGACCACGGTCTTCTGTGCTGCTGTACCAAGGGCGtgtacccag TGTCCAAGAGACGCAAGGCCCATCTGCGGCGCCTGGATCGCCGGTGGACCCTGGGCGGGATGGTCAACAGGCAGCACAGCCGAG AGGAGAAGTATGTCACCGTGCAGCCTTACACTAGCCAAAGCAAGGACGAGATTGGCTTTGAGAAGGGCGTCACAGTGGAGGTGATCCGGAAGAATCTGGAAGGCTGGTGGTATATCAG ATACCTGGGCAAAGAGGGCTGGGCGCCAGCATCCTACCTGAAGAAGGCCAAGGATGACCTCCCAACCCGGAAGAAGAACCTAGCCGGCCCAGTGGAGATCATCGGGAACATCATGGAGATCAGCAACCTACTGAACAAGAAGGCGTCTGGGGACAAAGAAACTCCACCAGCTGAAGGCGAGGGCCACGAGGCCCCCATCACCAAGAAGGAGATCAGCCTGCCCATCCTCTGCAATGCCTCCAATGGCAGCGCCGTGGGCGTTCCTGACAGGACTGTCTCCAGGCTGGCCCAGGGCTCTCCAGCTGTGGCCAGGATTGCCCCTCAGCGGGCCCAGATCA GCTCCCCGAACCTACGGACAAGACCTCCACCACGCAGAGAATCCAGCCTG GGGTTCCAACTGCCAAAGCCACCAGAGCCCCCTTCTGTTGAGGTGGAGTACTACACCATTGCTGAATTCCAGTCGTGCATTTCTGATGGCATCAGCTTTCGAGGTGGACAGAAGGCAGAG GTCATTGATAAGAACTCAGGCGGCTGGTGGTACGTGCAGATCGGTGAGAAGGAGGGCTGGGCCCCCGCATCATACATCGATAAGCGCAAGAAGCCCAACCTGAGCCGCCGCACAAGCACGCTGACCCGGCCCAAGGTGCCCCCGCCAGCGCCCCCCAGCAAGCccaaggaggctgaggagggcccTACGGGGGCCAGTGAGAGCCAGGACTCCCCACGGAAGCTCAAGTATGAGGAACCTGAGTATGACATCCCTGCATTCGGCTTTGACTCAGAGCCCGAGCTGAGCGAGGAGCCCGTGGAGGACAGAGCCTCAGGGGAGAGGCGGCCTGCCCAGCCCCACCGGCCCTCGCCGGCCTCTTCTCTGCAGCGGGCCCGCTTCAAGGTGGGTGAGTCTTCTGAGGACGTGGCCCTGGAAGAGGAGACCATCTATGAGAATGAGGGCTTCCGGCCATATGCAGAGGACACCCTGTCAGCCAGAGGCTCCTCTGGGGACAGTGACTCCCCAGGCAGCTCCTCGCTGTCCCTGGCCAGGAAAAACTCCCCCAAATCAGGCTCCCCCAAGTCATCATCACTCCTAAAGCTCAAGGCAGAGAAGAATGCCCAGGCAGAACTGGGGAAGAACCACTCCTCAGCCTCCTTTTCCTCATCCATCACCATCAACACCACTTgctgctcctcctcttcctcctcctcctcttccttgtcCAAAACCAGTGGCGACCTGAAGCCCCGCTCTGCTTCGGACGCAGGCATCCGCGGCACTCCCAAGGTCAGGGCAAAGAAGGATGCTGATGCGAATGCTGGGCTGACCTCCTGTGCCCGGGCCAAGCCATCGGTCCGGCCCAAGCCGTTCCTGAACCGAGCAGAGTCACAGAGCCAAGAGAAGATGGACATCAGCACTTTACGGCGCCAGCTGAGACCCACGGGCCAGCTCCGCGGAGGGCTCAAGGGCTCCAAGAGTGAGGATTCAGAGCTACCCCCGCAGACGGCCTCCGAGGCTCCCGGTGAGGGGTCTAGGCGAGGCTCATCTGACCTCATCACCCTCCCAGCCACCACTCCCCCGTGTCCCACCAAGAAGGAATGGGAAGGGCCAGCCACCTCGTACATGACATGCAGTGCCTACCAGAAGGTCCAGGACTCAGAGATCAGCTTCCCCGCGGGCGTGGAGGTGCAGGTGCTAGAGAAGCAGGAGAGCGGGTGGTGGTACGTGAGGTTTGGGGAGCTGGAGGGCTGGGCTCCTTCCCACTATTTGGTGCTGGATGAGAACGAGCAACCTGACCCCTCTGGCAAAGAGCCGGACGCAGTGCCCGCCAAGGGCAGGCAGAACGAAGGCAAGTCGGACAGCCTGGAGAAGATCGAGAGGCGCGTCCAAGCGCTGAACACCGTCAACCAGAGCAAGAAGGCCACGCCCCCCATCCCCTCCAAACCTCCCGGGGGCTTCGGCAAGACCTCAGGCACTCCAGCAGTGAAGATGAGGAATGGGGTGCGGCAGGTGGCGGTCAGGCCCCAGTCGGTGTTTGTGTCCCCACCACCCAAGGACAACAACCTCTCCTGTGCCCTGCGGAGGAATGAGTCACTCACGGCCACCGATGGCCTCCGAGGCGTCCGACGGAACTCCTCCTTTAGCACTGCTCGCTCCGCTGCTGCCGAGGCCAAGGGCCGCCTGGCCGAACGGGCCGCCAGCCAGGGTTCAGACTCACCCCTGCTGCCCGCCCAGCGCAACGGCATCCCCGTGTCCCCCGTGCGCCCCAAGCCCATTGAGAAGTCTCAGTTCATCCACAATAACCTCAAAGACGTGTATGTCTCTATCGCGGACTACGAGGGGGATGAGGAGACAGCAGGCTTCCAGGAGGGAGTGTCCATGGAGGTTCTGGAGAGGAACCCTAATGGCTGGTGGTACTGCCAGATCCTGGATGGTGTGAAGCCCTTCAAAGGCTGGGTGCCTTCCAACTACCTTGAGAAAAAGAACTAG
- the LOC105478319 gene encoding SH3 and PX domain-containing protein 2A isoform X7 codes for MILEQYVVVSNYKKQENSELSLQAGEVVDVIEKNESGWWFVSTSEEQGWVPATYLEAQNGTRDDSDINTSKTGEVSKRRKAHLRRLDRRWTLGGMVNRQHSREEKYVTVQPYTSQSKDEIGFEKGVTVEVIRKNLEGWWYIRYLGKEGWAPASYLKKAKDDLPTRKKNLAGPVEIIGNIMEISNLLNKKASGDKETPPAEGEGHEAPITKKEISLPILCNASNGSAVGVPDRTVSRLAQGSPAVARIAPQRAQISSPNLRTRPPPRRESSLGFQLPKPPEPPSVEVEYYTIAEFQSCISDGISFRGGQKAEVIDKNSGGWWYVQIGEKEGWAPASYIDKRKKPNLSRRTSTLTRPKVPPPAPPSKPKEAEEGPTGASESQDSPRKLKYEEPEYDIPAFGFDSEPELSEEPVEDRASGERRPAQPHRPSPASSLQRARFKVGESSEDVALEEETIYENEGFRPYAEDTLSARGSSGDSDSPGSSSLSLARKNSPKSGSPKSSSLLKLKAEKNAQAELGKNHSSASFSSSITINTTCCSSSSSSSSSLSKTSGDLKPRSASDAGIRGTPKVRAKKDADANAGLTSCARAKPSVRPKPFLNRAESQSQEKMDISTLRRQLRPTGQLRGGLKGSKSEDSELPPQTASEAPGEGSRRGSSDLITLPATTPPCPTKKEWEGPATSYMTCSAYQKVQDSEISFPAGVEVQVLEKQESGWWYVRFGELEGWAPSHYLVLDENEQPDPSGKEPDAVPAKGRQNEGKSDSLEKIERRVQALNTVNQSKKATPPIPSKPPGGFGKTSGTPAVKMRNGVRQVAVRPQSVFVSPPPKDNNLSCALRRNESLTATDGLRGVRRNSSFSTARSAAAEAKGRLAERAASQGSDSPLLPAQRNGIPVSPVRPKPIEKSQFIHNNLKDVYVSIADYEGDEETAGFQEGVSMEVLERNPNGWWYCQILDGVKPFKGWVPSNYLEKKN; via the exons TGTCCAAGAGACGCAAGGCCCATCTGCGGCGCCTGGATCGCCGGTGGACCCTGGGCGGGATGGTCAACAGGCAGCACAGCCGAG AGGAGAAGTATGTCACCGTGCAGCCTTACACTAGCCAAAGCAAGGACGAGATTGGCTTTGAGAAGGGCGTCACAGTGGAGGTGATCCGGAAGAATCTGGAAGGCTGGTGGTATATCAG ATACCTGGGCAAAGAGGGCTGGGCGCCAGCATCCTACCTGAAGAAGGCCAAGGATGACCTCCCAACCCGGAAGAAGAACCTAGCCGGCCCAGTGGAGATCATCGGGAACATCATGGAGATCAGCAACCTACTGAACAAGAAGGCGTCTGGGGACAAAGAAACTCCACCAGCTGAAGGCGAGGGCCACGAGGCCCCCATCACCAAGAAGGAGATCAGCCTGCCCATCCTCTGCAATGCCTCCAATGGCAGCGCCGTGGGCGTTCCTGACAGGACTGTCTCCAGGCTGGCCCAGGGCTCTCCAGCTGTGGCCAGGATTGCCCCTCAGCGGGCCCAGATCA GCTCCCCGAACCTACGGACAAGACCTCCACCACGCAGAGAATCCAGCCTG GGGTTCCAACTGCCAAAGCCACCAGAGCCCCCTTCTGTTGAGGTGGAGTACTACACCATTGCTGAATTCCAGTCGTGCATTTCTGATGGCATCAGCTTTCGAGGTGGACAGAAGGCAGAG GTCATTGATAAGAACTCAGGCGGCTGGTGGTACGTGCAGATCGGTGAGAAGGAGGGCTGGGCCCCCGCATCATACATCGATAAGCGCAAGAAGCCCAACCTGAGCCGCCGCACAAGCACGCTGACCCGGCCCAAGGTGCCCCCGCCAGCGCCCCCCAGCAAGCccaaggaggctgaggagggcccTACGGGGGCCAGTGAGAGCCAGGACTCCCCACGGAAGCTCAAGTATGAGGAACCTGAGTATGACATCCCTGCATTCGGCTTTGACTCAGAGCCCGAGCTGAGCGAGGAGCCCGTGGAGGACAGAGCCTCAGGGGAGAGGCGGCCTGCCCAGCCCCACCGGCCCTCGCCGGCCTCTTCTCTGCAGCGGGCCCGCTTCAAGGTGGGTGAGTCTTCTGAGGACGTGGCCCTGGAAGAGGAGACCATCTATGAGAATGAGGGCTTCCGGCCATATGCAGAGGACACCCTGTCAGCCAGAGGCTCCTCTGGGGACAGTGACTCCCCAGGCAGCTCCTCGCTGTCCCTGGCCAGGAAAAACTCCCCCAAATCAGGCTCCCCCAAGTCATCATCACTCCTAAAGCTCAAGGCAGAGAAGAATGCCCAGGCAGAACTGGGGAAGAACCACTCCTCAGCCTCCTTTTCCTCATCCATCACCATCAACACCACTTgctgctcctcctcttcctcctcctcctcttccttgtcCAAAACCAGTGGCGACCTGAAGCCCCGCTCTGCTTCGGACGCAGGCATCCGCGGCACTCCCAAGGTCAGGGCAAAGAAGGATGCTGATGCGAATGCTGGGCTGACCTCCTGTGCCCGGGCCAAGCCATCGGTCCGGCCCAAGCCGTTCCTGAACCGAGCAGAGTCACAGAGCCAAGAGAAGATGGACATCAGCACTTTACGGCGCCAGCTGAGACCCACGGGCCAGCTCCGCGGAGGGCTCAAGGGCTCCAAGAGTGAGGATTCAGAGCTACCCCCGCAGACGGCCTCCGAGGCTCCCGGTGAGGGGTCTAGGCGAGGCTCATCTGACCTCATCACCCTCCCAGCCACCACTCCCCCGTGTCCCACCAAGAAGGAATGGGAAGGGCCAGCCACCTCGTACATGACATGCAGTGCCTACCAGAAGGTCCAGGACTCAGAGATCAGCTTCCCCGCGGGCGTGGAGGTGCAGGTGCTAGAGAAGCAGGAGAGCGGGTGGTGGTACGTGAGGTTTGGGGAGCTGGAGGGCTGGGCTCCTTCCCACTATTTGGTGCTGGATGAGAACGAGCAACCTGACCCCTCTGGCAAAGAGCCGGACGCAGTGCCCGCCAAGGGCAGGCAGAACGAAGGCAAGTCGGACAGCCTGGAGAAGATCGAGAGGCGCGTCCAAGCGCTGAACACCGTCAACCAGAGCAAGAAGGCCACGCCCCCCATCCCCTCCAAACCTCCCGGGGGCTTCGGCAAGACCTCAGGCACTCCAGCAGTGAAGATGAGGAATGGGGTGCGGCAGGTGGCGGTCAGGCCCCAGTCGGTGTTTGTGTCCCCACCACCCAAGGACAACAACCTCTCCTGTGCCCTGCGGAGGAATGAGTCACTCACGGCCACCGATGGCCTCCGAGGCGTCCGACGGAACTCCTCCTTTAGCACTGCTCGCTCCGCTGCTGCCGAGGCCAAGGGCCGCCTGGCCGAACGGGCCGCCAGCCAGGGTTCAGACTCACCCCTGCTGCCCGCCCAGCGCAACGGCATCCCCGTGTCCCCCGTGCGCCCCAAGCCCATTGAGAAGTCTCAGTTCATCCACAATAACCTCAAAGACGTGTATGTCTCTATCGCGGACTACGAGGGGGATGAGGAGACAGCAGGCTTCCAGGAGGGAGTGTCCATGGAGGTTCTGGAGAGGAACCCTAATGGCTGGTGGTACTGCCAGATCCTGGATGGTGTGAAGCCCTTCAAAGGCTGGGTGCCTTCCAACTACCTTGAGAAAAAGAACTAG
- the LOC105478319 gene encoding SH3 and PX domain-containing protein 2A isoform X9: MILEQYVVVSNYKKQENSELSLQAGEVVDVIEKNESGWWFVSTSEEQGWVPATYLEAQNGTRDDSDINTSKTGEEEKYVTVQPYTSQSKDEIGFEKGVTVEVIRKNLEGWWYIRYLGKEGWAPASYLKKAKDDLPTRKKNLAGPVEIIGNIMEISNLLNKKASGDKETPPAEGEGHEAPITKKEISLPILCNASNGSAVGVPDRTVSRLAQGSPAVARIAPQRAQISSPNLRTRPPPRRESSLGFQLPKPPEPPSVEVEYYTIAEFQSCISDGISFRGGQKAEVIDKNSGGWWYVQIGEKEGWAPASYIDKRKKPNLSRRTSTLTRPKVPPPAPPSKPKEAEEGPTGASESQDSPRKLKYEEPEYDIPAFGFDSEPELSEEPVEDRASGERRPAQPHRPSPASSLQRARFKVGESSEDVALEEETIYENEGFRPYAEDTLSARGSSGDSDSPGSSSLSLARKNSPKSGSPKSSSLLKLKAEKNAQAELGKNHSSASFSSSITINTTCCSSSSSSSSSLSKTSGDLKPRSASDAGIRGTPKVRAKKDADANAGLTSCARAKPSVRPKPFLNRAESQSQEKMDISTLRRQLRPTGQLRGGLKGSKSEDSELPPQTASEAPGEGSRRGSSDLITLPATTPPCPTKKEWEGPATSYMTCSAYQKVQDSEISFPAGVEVQVLEKQESGWWYVRFGELEGWAPSHYLVLDENEQPDPSGKEPDAVPAKGRQNEGKSDSLEKIERRVQALNTVNQSKKATPPIPSKPPGGFGKTSGTPAVKMRNGVRQVAVRPQSVFVSPPPKDNNLSCALRRNESLTATDGLRGVRRNSSFSTARSAAAEAKGRLAERAASQGSDSPLLPAQRNGIPVSPVRPKPIEKSQFIHNNLKDVYVSIADYEGDEETAGFQEGVSMEVLERNPNGWWYCQILDGVKPFKGWVPSNYLEKKN, encoded by the exons AGGAGAAGTATGTCACCGTGCAGCCTTACACTAGCCAAAGCAAGGACGAGATTGGCTTTGAGAAGGGCGTCACAGTGGAGGTGATCCGGAAGAATCTGGAAGGCTGGTGGTATATCAG ATACCTGGGCAAAGAGGGCTGGGCGCCAGCATCCTACCTGAAGAAGGCCAAGGATGACCTCCCAACCCGGAAGAAGAACCTAGCCGGCCCAGTGGAGATCATCGGGAACATCATGGAGATCAGCAACCTACTGAACAAGAAGGCGTCTGGGGACAAAGAAACTCCACCAGCTGAAGGCGAGGGCCACGAGGCCCCCATCACCAAGAAGGAGATCAGCCTGCCCATCCTCTGCAATGCCTCCAATGGCAGCGCCGTGGGCGTTCCTGACAGGACTGTCTCCAGGCTGGCCCAGGGCTCTCCAGCTGTGGCCAGGATTGCCCCTCAGCGGGCCCAGATCA GCTCCCCGAACCTACGGACAAGACCTCCACCACGCAGAGAATCCAGCCTG GGGTTCCAACTGCCAAAGCCACCAGAGCCCCCTTCTGTTGAGGTGGAGTACTACACCATTGCTGAATTCCAGTCGTGCATTTCTGATGGCATCAGCTTTCGAGGTGGACAGAAGGCAGAG GTCATTGATAAGAACTCAGGCGGCTGGTGGTACGTGCAGATCGGTGAGAAGGAGGGCTGGGCCCCCGCATCATACATCGATAAGCGCAAGAAGCCCAACCTGAGCCGCCGCACAAGCACGCTGACCCGGCCCAAGGTGCCCCCGCCAGCGCCCCCCAGCAAGCccaaggaggctgaggagggcccTACGGGGGCCAGTGAGAGCCAGGACTCCCCACGGAAGCTCAAGTATGAGGAACCTGAGTATGACATCCCTGCATTCGGCTTTGACTCAGAGCCCGAGCTGAGCGAGGAGCCCGTGGAGGACAGAGCCTCAGGGGAGAGGCGGCCTGCCCAGCCCCACCGGCCCTCGCCGGCCTCTTCTCTGCAGCGGGCCCGCTTCAAGGTGGGTGAGTCTTCTGAGGACGTGGCCCTGGAAGAGGAGACCATCTATGAGAATGAGGGCTTCCGGCCATATGCAGAGGACACCCTGTCAGCCAGAGGCTCCTCTGGGGACAGTGACTCCCCAGGCAGCTCCTCGCTGTCCCTGGCCAGGAAAAACTCCCCCAAATCAGGCTCCCCCAAGTCATCATCACTCCTAAAGCTCAAGGCAGAGAAGAATGCCCAGGCAGAACTGGGGAAGAACCACTCCTCAGCCTCCTTTTCCTCATCCATCACCATCAACACCACTTgctgctcctcctcttcctcctcctcctcttccttgtcCAAAACCAGTGGCGACCTGAAGCCCCGCTCTGCTTCGGACGCAGGCATCCGCGGCACTCCCAAGGTCAGGGCAAAGAAGGATGCTGATGCGAATGCTGGGCTGACCTCCTGTGCCCGGGCCAAGCCATCGGTCCGGCCCAAGCCGTTCCTGAACCGAGCAGAGTCACAGAGCCAAGAGAAGATGGACATCAGCACTTTACGGCGCCAGCTGAGACCCACGGGCCAGCTCCGCGGAGGGCTCAAGGGCTCCAAGAGTGAGGATTCAGAGCTACCCCCGCAGACGGCCTCCGAGGCTCCCGGTGAGGGGTCTAGGCGAGGCTCATCTGACCTCATCACCCTCCCAGCCACCACTCCCCCGTGTCCCACCAAGAAGGAATGGGAAGGGCCAGCCACCTCGTACATGACATGCAGTGCCTACCAGAAGGTCCAGGACTCAGAGATCAGCTTCCCCGCGGGCGTGGAGGTGCAGGTGCTAGAGAAGCAGGAGAGCGGGTGGTGGTACGTGAGGTTTGGGGAGCTGGAGGGCTGGGCTCCTTCCCACTATTTGGTGCTGGATGAGAACGAGCAACCTGACCCCTCTGGCAAAGAGCCGGACGCAGTGCCCGCCAAGGGCAGGCAGAACGAAGGCAAGTCGGACAGCCTGGAGAAGATCGAGAGGCGCGTCCAAGCGCTGAACACCGTCAACCAGAGCAAGAAGGCCACGCCCCCCATCCCCTCCAAACCTCCCGGGGGCTTCGGCAAGACCTCAGGCACTCCAGCAGTGAAGATGAGGAATGGGGTGCGGCAGGTGGCGGTCAGGCCCCAGTCGGTGTTTGTGTCCCCACCACCCAAGGACAACAACCTCTCCTGTGCCCTGCGGAGGAATGAGTCACTCACGGCCACCGATGGCCTCCGAGGCGTCCGACGGAACTCCTCCTTTAGCACTGCTCGCTCCGCTGCTGCCGAGGCCAAGGGCCGCCTGGCCGAACGGGCCGCCAGCCAGGGTTCAGACTCACCCCTGCTGCCCGCCCAGCGCAACGGCATCCCCGTGTCCCCCGTGCGCCCCAAGCCCATTGAGAAGTCTCAGTTCATCCACAATAACCTCAAAGACGTGTATGTCTCTATCGCGGACTACGAGGGGGATGAGGAGACAGCAGGCTTCCAGGAGGGAGTGTCCATGGAGGTTCTGGAGAGGAACCCTAATGGCTGGTGGTACTGCCAGATCCTGGATGGTGTGAAGCCCTTCAAAGGCTGGGTGCCTTCCAACTACCTTGAGAAAAAGAACTAG